From a single Helicovermis profundi genomic region:
- a CDS encoding MATE family efflux transporter encodes MNRLINIKIIKTIIIIALPAIIEMALNTLLGIADTLMISRLINKDALVAAGYSNQVFFALIFIFTSFNTGAIAMISRNYGEKNFKRLRKVASETLTLNLIIGLIITIISLFFAKNIFSIYDLTSTVKDSLLVYFKIVSFSLVPMFLSFSFSATLRGSGDTKTPMKITAIANIINIFGNYFLITGFGIFPELGIAGAAISTTVSRFIGLFIYIFILFNNKKTVHINIKNMLLTNDVLRPLLNLSIPGALEQFFMQTAFIVVGIITAKLNTSSEALFRILINIESISFMPAVGISIAASTLVGKSIGEKNKTMAKEIAKASSVLAVIWGIAIGIVFILIPELIVSIFTEDNNILIIASLPMFVAGFNQPFLNYMISMSGAIRGAGDTKALMYITTLRLWTMFIPLSYLFILIFHTGVEGIWYAELISFFFFSLILTRRYLSEKWLNIKID; translated from the coding sequence ATGAATAGATTAATAAACATAAAAATAATAAAAACAATAATCATTATTGCACTTCCAGCAATAATTGAAATGGCTCTAAATACACTTCTTGGTATCGCTGATACTTTAATGATAAGTAGACTTATTAATAAAGATGCACTCGTAGCAGCAGGATATTCTAACCAAGTTTTCTTTGCATTAATTTTTATTTTCACATCATTTAATACTGGTGCAATAGCAATGATTTCTAGAAATTATGGTGAGAAAAATTTCAAAAGGCTTCGAAAAGTAGCTTCTGAAACTCTTACATTGAATTTAATTATTGGATTAATTATTACAATAATTTCTTTGTTTTTCGCAAAGAACATTTTTTCAATATATGATTTAACTTCTACTGTTAAAGATAGTTTATTAGTATATTTTAAAATTGTTTCATTTAGCCTTGTTCCTATGTTTCTATCATTTTCATTTTCTGCAACTCTAAGAGGATCAGGTGATACTAAAACACCTATGAAAATAACTGCCATTGCAAATATAATAAATATTTTTGGAAATTATTTTTTAATAACTGGTTTTGGAATTTTTCCCGAACTCGGAATAGCAGGTGCTGCAATTTCAACTACTGTTTCCCGTTTTATAGGATTATTCATATATATATTTATATTATTCAATAATAAAAAAACAGTACATATTAACATAAAAAACATGCTTTTGACAAATGATGTTTTAAGACCACTACTAAATCTAAGCATTCCTGGTGCTCTAGAACAATTCTTTATGCAAACTGCATTTATTGTTGTAGGAATAATTACTGCGAAACTTAATACATCTTCAGAAGCTTTATTTAGAATCCTTATTAATATTGAATCTATTAGTTTTATGCCTGCAGTCGGCATATCAATTGCTGCATCAACTTTAGTTGGAAAATCTATTGGAGAAAAAAATAAAACTATGGCTAAAGAAATAGCAAAAGCTTCTTCAGTACTTGCTGTAATTTGGGGAATTGCGATTGGAATTGTATTTATCCTAATCCCAGAACTTATTGTTTCTATATTTACAGAAGACAATAATATACTTATAATAGCATCACTTCCGATGTTTGTGGCAGGATTTAATCAACCGTTTCTTAATTATATGATATCAATGTCAGGAGCTATTAGAGGTGCTGGTGATACAAAAGCTTTAATGTATATAACTACTTTAAGACTTTGGACTATGTTTATACCTCTTAGCTATTTATTTATACTGATTTTTCATACCGGTGTTGAAGGTATTTGGTACGCTGAACTTATATCGTTTTTCTTTTTCTCACTAATTTTAACTAGACGTTATCTTAGTGAAAAATGGTTAAATATTAAAATTGACTAA
- a CDS encoding putative manganese-dependent inorganic diphosphatase — translation MIHIFGHKNPDSDSVCSAIALNFLKNSKNIKSNPFVLGSINKETTFILNHFNINAPSILKNVNIEVKDLNYDTIKPVSSEISIFEAYNKMKTMKIRTLPVTNDTNKLVGILTMKDITIDFISGNKRKLDTTYSNVTKSLGGKLITETNRKLVGNILVIALYHKTLKKDNLVNNNTIAIVGDNYEAIDFLISENINSIIVTGGRIPPKEYIEKANRKNINIISVPIDTYETSRQLTLCNKVSSIMKSKNIIRFKPYYSIDEVKEDMSLYKYTNYPVLDKGKQYLGMVNRNHIISPNKKKVILVDHNEYSQSVPGLKTANILEIIDHHKIGDINTNSPISFRNMPVGSTCTIVYSMFREENIKIPKNIAGCLISGIISDTLFFRSPTTTSFDKIAVEKLNETLNMDLDQYAHNMFKYGSSLEGEETNEILNKDYKEFDIEGLKIGISQIFTLNIDEILERKDEFLHCLEKNHIQKNNDISLIVITDILKEGSHFLYKSDNTNIIKYLLNDNLEQGYFSKGIISRKKQIVPLISEAIIAQKNM, via the coding sequence ATGATTCATATTTTTGGTCATAAAAATCCCGATTCTGATTCTGTATGTTCTGCAATTGCATTAAATTTTCTTAAAAACTCTAAAAACATAAAATCTAATCCTTTCGTTTTAGGTTCAATAAATAAAGAAACTACTTTTATATTAAATCATTTTAATATAAATGCTCCAAGCATTTTAAAAAATGTAAATATCGAAGTTAAAGATTTAAATTATGATACTATAAAACCTGTAAGTTCTGAAATTTCAATATTTGAAGCTTATAATAAAATGAAGACAATGAAAATTCGTACTCTTCCAGTAACTAATGATACTAATAAACTTGTTGGTATACTTACTATGAAGGATATAACTATTGACTTTATAAGTGGAAATAAAAGAAAACTTGACACTACTTATAGTAACGTAACAAAGTCTTTAGGTGGTAAACTCATTACTGAAACTAACAGAAAACTTGTTGGTAATATTCTCGTTATAGCTCTCTACCATAAGACCTTAAAAAAAGATAATTTGGTTAATAATAACACTATTGCAATAGTTGGTGATAATTACGAAGCAATTGATTTTCTTATTTCAGAAAATATAAATTCAATAATTGTCACTGGTGGAAGAATTCCACCAAAAGAGTATATTGAAAAAGCTAACAGAAAAAACATTAATATCATTTCTGTTCCTATTGATACTTACGAAACTTCTAGACAACTTACTCTCTGTAATAAAGTATCTTCAATAATGAAATCAAAAAATATAATACGATTTAAACCATATTATTCTATTGATGAGGTAAAAGAAGATATGAGCCTTTACAAGTATACCAATTATCCAGTGCTTGACAAGGGAAAACAATATCTTGGTATGGTAAACAGAAATCATATAATTAGTCCCAATAAAAAGAAAGTCATTTTAGTCGATCATAACGAATACTCTCAAAGTGTTCCAGGATTAAAAACCGCAAATATATTAGAAATAATTGATCATCATAAAATCGGTGATATTAATACTAACTCACCAATATCATTTCGAAATATGCCCGTAGGATCAACTTGTACTATAGTGTACTCTATGTTTAGAGAAGAGAATATTAAAATCCCCAAAAATATAGCTGGCTGCTTGATTTCTGGAATAATTTCAGACACTTTATTCTTCCGTTCACCTACGACTACTAGTTTTGATAAAATTGCAGTAGAAAAACTTAATGAAACTTTAAATATGGATCTTGACCAATATGCACACAATATGTTTAAATATGGTTCTTCCCTAGAAGGTGAAGAAACAAATGAAATATTAAACAAAGACTACAAAGAATTTGATATTGAAGGGTTAAAGATAGGAATTTCACAAATATTTACTTTAAATATTGATGAAATACTTGAAAGAAAAGATGAATTTCTTCATTGTCTTGAAAAAAATCATATTCAAAAAAATAATGACATTAGTCTCATAGTAATTACAGATATATTAAAAGAAGGTTCACACTTCCTATATAAATCGGATAACACAAATATTATTAAATACTTACTTAATGATAATTTAGAGCAAGGTTATTTTTCAAAAGGAATTATTTCAAGAAAAAAACAAATCGTACCATTAATAAGTGAGGCAATTATAGCTCAAAAAAATATGTAA
- a CDS encoding response regulator transcription factor: protein MSNILLIDKTPSSYRIKEIAHKLNIGIYEASNYMQALNKANSLIETLDLVIIDVLLEKDNGFELIETLKKEHPFLPIIILTSLNTKKSFVRGIKLGVSDYILKPFDDETLINRLKKNMSHKNHIKTPERKIDFNSYLETELLKSSKGNYPLSIGLFTFYNNISGLEENLEEYYKAQNIIYKKFEKLFFETDFFTPYGSKYFLVVLPFCKFENVKIVKQKIIEYGSSLLKELGMNSYAISTSFVTTPNDGTKKNHLIDKLTNQLNSNTTNKTNN from the coding sequence ATGAGTAATATTCTTTTAATTGACAAGACACCTTCATCATATAGGATTAAAGAAATAGCACATAAATTAAATATTGGCATATATGAAGCTTCTAATTATATGCAAGCACTTAATAAAGCAAATTCATTAATAGAAACGCTAGATTTAGTTATTATTGACGTTTTACTAGAAAAAGATAATGGTTTTGAATTAATAGAAACCTTAAAAAAAGAACATCCATTTCTTCCAATTATCATTCTAACTTCTCTAAATACAAAAAAAAGTTTTGTTCGTGGAATTAAACTCGGCGTGAGTGATTACATCTTAAAACCATTTGATGATGAAACTCTTATAAACAGACTGAAAAAAAATATGTCACATAAAAACCATATAAAAACACCAGAAAGAAAAATTGATTTTAATTCTTATTTAGAAACCGAATTATTAAAGTCCTCAAAGGGAAATTATCCTCTAAGCATTGGACTATTTACTTTTTACAACAATATTAGTGGTTTAGAAGAAAATTTAGAAGAATACTACAAAGCACAAAATATTATTTATAAAAAATTTGAAAAATTGTTTTTTGAAACAGATTTTTTTACACCCTATGGATCAAAATATTTTCTTGTAGTTTTACCATTTTGTAAATTTGAAAATGTAAAAATTGTAAAGCAAAAAATTATTGAATATGGAAGCTCTTTATTAAAAGAACTTGGAATGAATTCATACGCAATTTCAACGTCATTTGTAACTACTCCAAATGATGGAACTAAAAAAAATCATCTAATCGATAAATTAACCAATCAACTCAATAGTAATACAACAAATAAAACAAATAATTAA
- a CDS encoding UPF0182 family protein: protein MNLSYLQSIIKRGEFMESSKRVKVIFTLIFLVLFIFVSFTKPIIGLITNYLWFSSVNYKELFTVQLFTKVKIFIPVFFLISLVVFIYLKSLVKNYFHFVEKPLENEFKRNKLISLVFSIVFGFMYSLNFTSLLWMKILMQLNKFNFGYQDPIFHNDVSFYIYTYPLMRSVLDAVFMLAFWLLVTTVMAYLILIRFYPPSKDNIVYLNPRNNVSFSSIANKKVYSYMITKVTVIGSMIFVLFALSYYLKTYELLFSSRGVAYGASYTDINVTLVSYRIQMVIALVSSVGIYIGFKRRSLKLSLVGPVLFLAVTLITGGSAMFIQKFVVEPDEISKETKFLEYNIENTQRAYNLDKVVEKEFPVDQDLTKKDIEENSEIVDNIRINDYRPLKQTYNQIQGIRLYYKFNDIDIDRYQIDGKYTEVFISAREMEQNSLDEKAQTWLNKHLIYTHGYGAVVSPVNKITQNGQPELLVKNLPPTTNTDLKIERPELYFGELNNDYIVVKTGEEEFDYPSGSDNKRTIFNSDRGIPLAGINKLLFSIEENSLKMLLSNNITKDSKIIIHRNIVDRLKTLTPFIQYDENPYLVINKEDGKLYWIADGYTTSTMHPYSQPYVTKFGRANYIRNSVKAVVDAYSGEVNLYVFDKNDPLIKTYSKIFKNSFKDKSEMDKYLFAHVKYPQDLFELQARVYKSYHVNNPTVFYNGEDVWDIATEKYMSEVQDVESNYLMFKLPDSKKLEFLLSIPFTPKEKANMNSLLIARNDGDNYGKIVMYRFPKDKNVQGPMMIESRIDQNSEISPQLTLWGQQGSSVLRGNILVIPINNSLLYIEPIYLQADNSNNLPELKRVIIAYKEKIVMEDTLEKAIDSMFSINKFDSSSSQTDYTNTDTTTSVISDASLNELLIQVEQALNQSKGDIDKLEELINVIKSKIK from the coding sequence ATGAATTTAAGTTATTTACAGTCTATTATAAAAAGAGGTGAATTTATGGAGAGTTCGAAAAGAGTTAAAGTTATATTTACACTAATATTTTTAGTATTATTTATTTTTGTGTCATTTACTAAGCCGATAATTGGATTGATTACGAATTATTTGTGGTTTTCTTCAGTTAATTACAAAGAGTTATTTACAGTACAACTCTTTACAAAAGTTAAGATTTTCATACCAGTATTTTTTCTTATATCTTTAGTTGTTTTTATTTATCTAAAATCATTAGTAAAGAATTATTTTCATTTTGTTGAAAAACCTTTAGAGAATGAATTTAAGAGAAATAAACTTATTTCATTAGTATTTTCAATTGTTTTTGGATTTATGTATTCTTTAAACTTTACAAGTTTACTGTGGATGAAAATTTTGATGCAACTAAATAAATTTAACTTTGGTTACCAAGATCCAATTTTCCACAATGATGTTTCATTTTATATCTACACATATCCACTTATGAGAAGTGTACTTGATGCAGTTTTTATGTTAGCATTTTGGCTTCTTGTAACTACAGTTATGGCATATTTAATACTTATAAGATTTTACCCGCCTTCGAAGGATAATATAGTGTACTTAAATCCTAGAAATAATGTTAGTTTTTCTTCAATTGCTAATAAAAAAGTATATTCTTATATGATTACTAAAGTTACTGTTATTGGTTCTATGATATTTGTGTTATTTGCACTTAGCTATTATTTAAAGACTTATGAACTTTTGTTTTCATCAAGAGGAGTCGCATATGGTGCAAGTTATACTGATATAAATGTTACACTTGTTAGTTATAGAATTCAAATGGTGATTGCCCTAGTATCATCAGTAGGAATTTATATAGGATTTAAAAGAAGGAGCTTAAAACTTTCTTTAGTTGGTCCAGTATTATTCTTAGCAGTAACCTTAATAACTGGTGGTAGTGCTATGTTTATACAAAAATTTGTTGTAGAACCTGATGAAATTTCAAAAGAAACAAAATTTTTAGAGTATAATATTGAAAATACTCAAAGAGCATATAATTTAGATAAAGTTGTGGAAAAAGAATTTCCTGTTGATCAAGATTTGACAAAAAAAGATATCGAAGAAAATAGTGAAATCGTTGATAATATTAGAATTAATGATTATAGACCACTTAAACAAACTTACAATCAAATTCAAGGAATTAGACTTTATTACAAATTTAATGATATTGATATTGATAGGTATCAGATTGATGGAAAATATACTGAAGTATTTATATCTGCAAGAGAGATGGAGCAAAATAGTTTAGACGAAAAAGCTCAAACTTGGCTCAATAAACATCTTATCTATACGCATGGATATGGTGCGGTTGTATCTCCAGTAAATAAGATTACTCAAAACGGTCAGCCCGAACTATTGGTTAAAAATTTACCTCCAACTACCAATACAGATTTAAAAATTGAAAGACCAGAACTTTATTTTGGAGAACTCAATAATGATTATATTGTAGTTAAGACTGGAGAAGAAGAATTTGATTATCCAAGTGGTTCTGATAATAAAAGAACCATATTTAATAGTGATAGAGGAATACCACTTGCTGGAATAAACAAGTTGTTATTTTCAATCGAAGAGAATAGTTTGAAAATGCTTTTATCTAATAATATTACAAAAGACTCAAAGATTATTATTCATAGAAATATAGTAGATAGACTTAAAACATTAACACCTTTTATTCAATATGATGAAAATCCATATTTAGTTATAAATAAAGAAGATGGAAAATTGTACTGGATAGCTGATGGTTATACTACAAGTACAATGCATCCTTATTCCCAACCTTATGTTACTAAATTTGGAAGAGCAAATTACATTAGGAATTCAGTTAAGGCGGTAGTTGATGCGTATTCTGGTGAAGTTAATCTATATGTATTTGATAAAAATGATCCGCTTATTAAGACGTATTCAAAAATATTTAAGAATTCATTTAAAGACAAATCTGAAATGGATAAGTATTTGTTTGCTCATGTAAAATATCCACAAGATTTATTTGAACTTCAAGCTAGAGTTTATAAATCTTATCATGTAAATAACCCAACTGTTTTTTATAATGGTGAAGATGTATGGGATATTGCAACAGAAAAATATATGAGCGAAGTTCAAGATGTTGAATCAAATTATTTGATGTTTAAACTTCCTGATAGTAAAAAACTTGAATTTCTTTTATCGATCCCGTTTACGCCAAAAGAAAAAGCTAATATGAATTCACTTTTGATAGCAAGGAATGACGGCGATAATTATGGAAAGATTGTAATGTATAGATTTCCAAAAGATAAGAATGTTCAAGGACCTATGATGATTGAATCTAGAATTGATCAAAATTCAGAGATTTCACCACAATTAACTTTATGGGGTCAACAAGGTTCATCTGTACTAAGAGGCAATATTTTGGTTATACCAATAAACAATTCTTTGTTATATATTGAACCGATATATTTACAAGCAGATAACTCAAATAATTTACCTGAACTTAAAAGAGTTATTATTGCATATAAAGAAAAAATAGTTATGGAAGATACTTTAGAAAAAGCAATAGATAGTATGTTTAGTATTAACAAGTTTGATAGCTCAAGTTCACAGACAGATTATACCAATACAGATACGACTACTAGTGTAATTAGTGATGCCTCATTGAATGAACTATTAATACAAGTCGAGCAAGCTTTAAATCAATCAAAAGGTGATATTGATAAGCTCGAAGAATTAATTAATGTGATTAAATCAAAAATTAAATAA